A window of the Pyrodictium abyssi genome harbors these coding sequences:
- a CDS encoding 3-hydroxyacyl-CoA dehydrogenase/enoyl-CoA hydratase family protein, translated as MASVDRIRRITVVGAGTMGHGIAEVAAIAGYEVWLADISEDILRNALKRIRWSLDKLYEKGQLREHPDKIMERIKTVVSVDKNGGYTEDFARVLSETDFMIEAIPEKLELKQQLFRFADEKAPEHAILATNTSSLPITEIAAATKRPERVVGMHFFNPPPLMPLVEVIKGEKTSDETVRVTVELAKRFGKQPVVVNKDVPGFIVNRILARVLNEACHMVARGEASVVEVDSALKYKLGLPMGAFELADYSGIDVFYYVFQAMAQRGFRAHPCPLFKEKFEKGELGVKTGKGFYEYPVPGKYQRPNIPKEAGEKVDPLLILAPGINEAAYLLREGIATRDDIDKAVKLGLGYPKGILEYADEFGIDKVVEALEKLKQKTGWEEYEPDPLLKQMVQDGRLGVKTGKGFYEYGAVEQQQKNTLLIRIEPPIAWIVLNRPSKLNAISPEMLRELSEALDELEEDERIRVVVLTGSGRAFSAGADVTAFMGISPVKAMMYSRRFQEILFKLEYYTKPVIAALNGYTLGGGLELAMAADFRIASETAMLGQPEINLGFIPGAGGTQRLPRLIGRSRAKELIYTGDMIPASEAAKLGLVDRVVPPERLEQDVRQLALKLAEKPPLAVMAAKYAVQIGMETNIWTGMALESSLFGLLFSTDDVVEGVTAFLEKRKPKFKGR; from the coding sequence ATGGCGTCTGTTGATAGGATACGCAGGATAACAGTAGTCGGCGCTGGCACAATGGGCCACGGTATAGCAGAGGTAGCAGCTATCGCTGGCTACGAGGTATGGCTAGCCGACATCTCCGAGGACATACTCCGTAACGCGCTAAAGCGTATACGGTGGAGCCTTGACAAGCTATACGAGAAAGGCCAGCTACGCGAGCACCCAGACAAGATAATGGAGAGGATAAAGACCGTAGTTAGCGTCGACAAGAACGGAGGCTATACCGAGGACTTCGCCAGGGTGCTGTCAGAGACAGACTTCATGATAGAGGCTATACCCGAGAAGCTCGAGCTCAAGCAGCAGCTCTTCCGCTTCGCCGACGAGAAGGCCCCAGAGCACGCTATCCTCGCCACCAACACTAGCAGCCTACCGATAACAGAGATAGCAGCAGCCACAAAGAGGCCCGAACGCGTCGTAGGGATGCACTTCTTCAACCCGCCGCCGCTCATGCCGCTAGTCGAGGTGATAAAGGGCGAGAAGACCAGCGACGAGACAGTACGCGTCACCGTGGAGCTGGCTAAGCGGTTCGGCAAGCAGCCGGTAGTGGTCAACAAGGATGTGCCAGGCTTCATAGTCAACCGCATATTAGCTCGTGTACTGAACGAGGCCTGCCACATGGTAGCCCGCGGTGAGGCAAGCGTAGTCGAGGTGGACTCGGCGCTCAAGTACAAGCTAGGCCTGCCGATGGGCGCCTTCGAGCTAGCCGACTATAGCGGCATAGATGTGTTCTACTACGTGTTCCAGGCGATGGCGCAGCGCGGCTTCAGGGCGCACCCGTGCCCGCTGTTCAAGGAGAAGTTTGAGAAAGGAGAGCTAGGCGTCAAGACTGGCAAGGGCTTCTACGAGTACCCGGTGCCCGGTAAGTACCAGAGGCCTAACATACCCAAGGAGGCTGGCGAGAAGGTAGACCCGCTACTAATCCTAGCACCCGGCATAAACGAGGCAGCCTACCTGCTCCGCGAGGGCATAGCGACCCGCGATGACATAGACAAGGCGGTTAAGCTGGGCCTCGGCTACCCCAAGGGCATACTAGAGTACGCCGACGAGTTCGGCATAGACAAGGTGGTAGAGGCGCTAGAAAAGCTCAAGCAGAAGACCGGCTGGGAGGAGTACGAGCCAGACCCGCTACTAAAGCAGATGGTGCAGGACGGCCGCCTAGGCGTCAAGACTGGCAAGGGCTTCTACGAGTACGGCGCTGTGGAGCAGCAGCAGAAGAATACCCTTCTAATCCGGATAGAGCCGCCGATAGCCTGGATTGTGCTCAACAGGCCTAGCAAGCTCAACGCGATAAGCCCTGAGATGCTCCGTGAGCTCAGCGAGGCTCTCGACGAGCTAGAGGAGGACGAGAGGATAAGAGTAGTCGTGCTCACGGGCAGCGGCCGCGCCTTCAGCGCTGGCGCGGACGTGACAGCGTTCATGGGGATATCGCCGGTAAAGGCTATGATGTACTCTAGGAGGTTCCAGGAGATACTCTTCAAGCTAGAATACTACACAAAGCCTGTGATAGCGGCGCTCAACGGCTACACCCTCGGCGGAGGCCTAGAGCTAGCAATGGCGGCCGACTTCAGGATAGCAAGCGAGACGGCGATGCTAGGTCAGCCAGAGATCAACCTAGGCTTCATACCGGGTGCTGGCGGCACACAGAGGCTCCCCAGGCTTATAGGCAGGAGCCGCGCTAAGGAGCTCATCTACACCGGTGACATGATACCAGCCAGCGAGGCCGCTAAGCTAGGTCTAGTAGACAGGGTAGTGCCGCCAGAGAGGCTCGAGCAGGATGTCCGCCAGCTAGCGCTGAAGCTGGCCGAGAAGCCGCCACTAGCAGTAATGGCGGCCAAGTACGCGGTACAGATAGGAATGGAGACAAACATATGGACTGGCATGGCGCTGGAGAGTAGCCTCTTCGGCCTACTGTTCAGCACCGACGACGTCGTCGAGGGCGTGACAGCGTTCCTAGAGAAGAGGAAGCCCAAGTTCAAGGGCCGCTAG
- a CDS encoding ArsA family ATPase, whose product MLASFWGKGGVGKTTLAAAAGLALRDRGLRVALISTDPTPGLSRLLCPGGSAAPGAPVRCAGVDVVEASEEDVKELWKRRFGDEVYLVVSSLLPVGREIIDYVAGAPGIADQFMMYYVYTLAREGGYDVAVWDTPAAGGSLRMLRIEYELYSHMGEAARLYLRVKGALERLQRRDEGKTPLELVEEWRELAKGILDFLASPLHRLHLVATPDQLGVYVTRTLLREFRLHGIEARRLIVNQLLDPGVCPGCQLLESWAQSQREALRVLQELGVRTCTIPLLGEEPRSVEQLARLAELLEEQGCLDAGV is encoded by the coding sequence GTGCTGGCTAGTTTCTGGGGTAAGGGCGGTGTGGGTAAGACTACGCTTGCCGCTGCTGCTGGGCTTGCGCTCCGGGACCGCGGGCTCCGCGTGGCCTTGATCTCTACGGACCCTACCCCGGGGCTCTCTAGGCTCCTCTGCCCCGGTGGCTCCGCTGCTCCTGGCGCGCCGGTGCGCTGCGCCGGGGTGGATGTGGTAGAGGCTTCGGAGGAGGATGTGAAGGAACTCTGGAAGAGACGCTTCGGCGACGAGGTCTACCTGGTCGTGTCTTCGCTGCTCCCGGTGGGCAGGGAGATAATAGACTATGTGGCCGGTGCTCCGGGTATTGCTGACCAGTTCATGATGTACTATGTCTACACGCTTGCCCGGGAAGGCGGCTACGACGTGGCTGTCTGGGATACGCCGGCGGCTGGTGGGAGTCTCCGGATGCTCAGGATAGAGTACGAGCTGTACAGCCACATGGGGGAGGCTGCACGGCTCTACCTGCGGGTGAAGGGGGCTCTCGAGAGGCTGCAGCGCCGCGACGAGGGCAAAACGCCGCTGGAGCTTGTTGAGGAGTGGAGGGAGCTTGCGAAGGGCATTCTGGATTTCCTAGCATCGCCGCTGCACCGGCTACACCTGGTGGCTACCCCGGACCAGCTAGGCGTATACGTGACGAGGACCCTGCTCCGGGAGTTCCGGCTACACGGTATAGAGGCGCGGAGGCTGATAGTCAACCAGCTACTCGACCCCGGGGTGTGCCCGGGCTGCCAGCTCCTCGAGAGCTGGGCGCAGAGCCAGAGGGAGGCGCTACGTGTGCTCCAGGAGCTGGGGGTCAGGACCTGCACGATACCGCTGCTCGGGGAAGAGCCTCGGAGCGTAGAGCAGCTCGCGAGACTCGCAGAGCTGTTGGAGGAGCAGGGCTGCCTAGACGCGGGCGTATAG
- a CDS encoding long-chain fatty acid--CoA ligase, whose translation MTASTHKSSEAPGQLPSSEEVFKTFIEAKIWTRFYDEYVPREIKIPEIPLFKLLDDAAAGFPRRTAFIFFGRRVSYEEFQRSANSFARALRENWGIDRGDRVALFLPNSPQFAIAFYGALKAGATVTPVNPLYTGFELARQIRKSRARILVALDMFKEKVEEAINEHGAQLDAVIYTGIDDYLPSLLGILYRLKEKKPKIRYDGKRIVKFKDLVKSYEPQPPSVKIDPKEDLAALMFTGGTTGLPKGTMLTHYNLVANVHQIDAWWHTGRKGEDVMVGVLPWFHIYGQTAVLHTGVFRAATILVYPRFDLDRILKDIEKYKPNIFHGVPTIYSKIVSRPDITKYNLRSIEVCISGAGALPKAVAEKFEKLTGAKLREGYGLTETSPVTHINPIYGKHKIGSIGVPVPNTLAAIADPEKPVLLPPGEIGEIVISGPQVMKGYLDMDEENKRVFFECCGRRWLRTGDIGYMDEEGFFFIVDRKKDVIKYKGYSVYPREIEEVLYMHDCVTDAAVIGVPHPHVGERIKAFVTLKPECRGRIKPEDIIEFARKHLAPYKVPKEVEIREELPKSAVGKILRRILREEELKKLQASEPRHTGARQP comes from the coding sequence ATGACCGCCTCAACACACAAGTCGTCAGAAGCTCCTGGCCAGCTCCCATCAAGCGAAGAAGTGTTTAAGACGTTCATAGAGGCCAAGATATGGACCCGCTTCTATGACGAGTACGTCCCCCGCGAGATCAAGATCCCCGAGATACCGCTCTTCAAACTTCTTGACGACGCTGCCGCGGGGTTTCCGCGGCGTACCGCGTTCATATTCTTCGGGCGCCGTGTATCGTACGAGGAGTTCCAGCGTTCAGCTAACAGCTTCGCACGCGCCCTACGAGAAAACTGGGGCATCGACCGCGGCGATCGCGTTGCATTATTCCTTCCCAACTCGCCACAATTCGCTATAGCTTTCTATGGAGCCCTAAAGGCGGGTGCTACTGTTACTCCGGTCAACCCGCTGTATACCGGCTTTGAGCTTGCACGTCAGATACGCAAGAGCCGTGCCAGAATCCTGGTAGCCCTGGACATGTTTAAGGAGAAGGTAGAGGAAGCCATAAACGAGCATGGAGCACAGCTAGATGCCGTCATCTACACTGGCATAGACGACTACCTACCCTCCCTCCTCGGCATACTCTATAGGCTTAAGGAGAAGAAGCCGAAGATACGCTACGACGGCAAAAGAATCGTTAAGTTCAAGGACCTTGTCAAGAGCTATGAGCCGCAGCCGCCCAGCGTCAAGATAGACCCGAAGGAGGATCTTGCAGCGCTAATGTTTACCGGCGGCACAACCGGCCTCCCTAAGGGCACCATGCTGACGCACTACAACCTTGTGGCCAATGTGCACCAGATAGACGCGTGGTGGCACACGGGTAGGAAAGGAGAGGACGTTATGGTGGGCGTGCTTCCCTGGTTCCACATCTACGGGCAGACCGCCGTGCTGCACACGGGTGTATTCCGCGCCGCCACTATCCTGGTCTACCCGAGGTTCGACCTTGACAGGATACTGAAGGACATAGAGAAGTACAAGCCAAACATATTCCATGGCGTCCCGACGATATACTCCAAGATAGTGAGCCGGCCAGACATAACAAAGTACAACCTGCGGAGCATAGAGGTGTGTATAAGCGGTGCCGGCGCATTACCAAAGGCCGTCGCGGAGAAGTTCGAGAAGCTTACGGGCGCTAAGCTTCGCGAGGGCTACGGGCTAACAGAGACAAGCCCCGTGACACACATCAACCCGATATACGGGAAGCACAAGATAGGCAGTATAGGTGTGCCCGTACCGAATACCTTGGCAGCTATCGCGGACCCCGAGAAGCCGGTACTACTCCCACCAGGCGAGATAGGCGAGATAGTGATCAGCGGCCCCCAGGTCATGAAGGGCTACCTGGACATGGACGAGGAGAACAAGCGCGTGTTCTTCGAGTGCTGTGGCCGCCGCTGGCTACGCACCGGCGACATAGGCTACATGGACGAGGAAGGCTTCTTCTTCATAGTGGATAGGAAGAAGGATGTGATCAAGTACAAGGGCTACAGCGTATACCCGAGAGAGATCGAGGAGGTACTATACATGCACGACTGTGTGACCGACGCCGCAGTGATAGGTGTACCACACCCGCACGTAGGCGAGAGAATCAAAGCGTTCGTCACGCTAAAGCCAGAGTGCAGGGGGAGGATAAAGCCCGAGGACATAATAGAGTTCGCACGCAAGCATCTAGCGCCGTATAAGGTGCCCAAGGAGGTAGAGATACGCGAGGAGCTGCCCAAGAGCGCGGTCGGAAAAATACTCCGCCGTATACTACGCGAGGAGGAGCTGAAGAAGCTACAGGCGAGCGAGCCACGCCACACAGGGGCCAGGCAGCCCTGA
- a CDS encoding thiolase domain-containing protein encodes MGRRVAIVGVGHSKYGYRNDVSLAELAWESIKQALDDAGIGQEDIDYVVYGNVGVWSSEPLPAVVINEYAGLTPRGTVRVEAACATGSAAIKLGHDIVASGEADIVLVVGVEKMNESPTPTVVELIGRAGNYFWEFENFGLTFPGYYALYATAYMARYGATEEDLCRVAVKNHYYASMNPKAHFPRQITLEQCMQSRYIAWPLKLFDCSPITDGSAAVILASEEVARKLTDTPVWIKAIGTASDTSNISRRPDFLLRRGVMEAARMAYKKAGIDPENPARYLDAAEVHDAFTIAEILTYEELGFAKPGEGYKLIREGQTYIGGLIPVNVSGGLKAKGHPLGATGVGMAVELAKQLRGEADKGRQVPVKNGMAVANNVGGTGHYAYVMIYSLQP; translated from the coding sequence TTGGGCCGCCGAGTAGCCATAGTTGGTGTAGGTCACTCCAAGTACGGGTACCGTAACGACGTAAGCCTCGCGGAGCTCGCTTGGGAGAGCATTAAGCAGGCGCTAGACGATGCTGGTATAGGCCAGGAGGACATAGACTACGTCGTATACGGGAACGTCGGTGTATGGAGTAGCGAGCCCCTACCAGCAGTGGTCATAAACGAGTACGCGGGGCTCACCCCCCGCGGCACCGTGAGGGTCGAGGCCGCGTGCGCCACAGGTAGCGCTGCCATAAAGCTGGGCCACGACATTGTTGCGAGCGGCGAAGCCGACATAGTCCTCGTGGTCGGCGTTGAGAAGATGAACGAGTCGCCCACGCCCACCGTTGTCGAGCTCATAGGCCGTGCCGGCAACTACTTCTGGGAGTTCGAGAACTTCGGCCTAACATTCCCCGGCTACTACGCGCTCTACGCTACCGCGTACATGGCCCGCTACGGCGCTACCGAGGAGGACCTCTGCAGGGTAGCGGTCAAGAACCACTACTACGCCAGTATGAACCCCAAGGCGCACTTCCCCCGGCAGATAACGCTCGAGCAGTGCATGCAGTCCCGCTACATAGCCTGGCCCCTCAAGCTCTTCGACTGCAGCCCCATAACAGACGGGTCGGCAGCAGTCATACTCGCCAGCGAGGAGGTAGCCCGTAAGCTCACAGACACCCCTGTCTGGATAAAGGCGATAGGCACAGCCTCGGACACCTCCAATATCAGTAGGAGGCCGGACTTCCTCCTACGCCGCGGCGTAATGGAAGCAGCCAGGATGGCCTACAAGAAGGCTGGCATCGACCCCGAAAACCCGGCACGCTACCTCGACGCCGCTGAGGTTCACGACGCCTTCACCATAGCGGAGATACTGACGTACGAGGAGCTAGGCTTCGCCAAGCCCGGCGAGGGCTACAAGCTGATACGCGAAGGCCAGACATACATCGGCGGCCTCATACCAGTGAACGTGAGCGGCGGCCTGAAGGCTAAGGGCCACCCGCTAGGCGCTACCGGCGTAGGCATGGCGGTCGAGCTGGCAAAGCAGCTGCGCGGCGAGGCCGACAAGGGCCGCCAAGTACCAGTGAAGAACGGCATGGCTGTGGCCAACAACGTTGGTGGCACGGGTCACTACGCCTACGTCATGATTTACTCTCTACAGCCCTAG
- a CDS encoding acyl-CoA dehydrogenase family protein — protein sequence MVLPFQSLEDFRIELTEEHELFRKAVRSFVEEHLEPRAMEIEKTDKIPDELFEEAKKLGLFGVGIPEEYGGQGGGHLMEAILMEEISRVSPAFGTAVAVRALFTTPILLFGTEEQKKQYVTPVARGEKFAAHANTEPCCGSDVAGMQTRAKKVNGHYVITGRKIFITGADKADYFVVSARTSPPKEDKRWWGITVFIVERDTPGLKVGQRFNVTGLRGERPHEVILDEVKVPEENVVGPVDQGFKVIVSTYDHTRVGIAAQAVGIAQGAFEKALNYALQRQAFGRPIISFEGIAFKLADMLMQLEAARLLAYWAATLADKGDKKFVIAASMAKTFATEVAERVANMAIKIHGGVGVDIETGVERYLRDALITTIYEGANDIQRLTIIRQMLKDLFGIKLVLT from the coding sequence ATGGTTCTCCCCTTCCAGAGCCTAGAAGACTTCCGTATAGAGCTCACTGAGGAGCATGAGCTATTCCGTAAGGCTGTGAGAAGCTTCGTAGAAGAGCACCTCGAGCCAAGAGCCATGGAGATCGAGAAGACCGACAAGATACCAGACGAGCTCTTCGAGGAGGCGAAGAAGCTCGGCCTCTTCGGCGTCGGCATACCCGAGGAGTATGGTGGCCAGGGCGGCGGCCACCTAATGGAGGCAATCCTGATGGAGGAGATCTCCCGGGTAAGCCCCGCCTTCGGCACAGCCGTCGCTGTACGCGCACTGTTCACTACCCCCATACTCCTCTTCGGCACCGAGGAGCAGAAGAAGCAGTACGTGACCCCCGTCGCGCGCGGCGAGAAGTTCGCGGCACACGCTAACACAGAGCCGTGCTGTGGCAGCGACGTGGCCGGGATGCAGACCCGCGCCAAGAAGGTCAACGGCCACTACGTGATAACCGGCAGGAAGATATTCATAACCGGCGCCGACAAGGCGGACTACTTCGTGGTCTCTGCGAGGACAAGCCCGCCAAAGGAGGACAAGCGCTGGTGGGGCATAACCGTCTTCATAGTGGAGCGCGACACCCCTGGCCTCAAGGTGGGCCAGCGCTTCAACGTTACTGGGCTGCGCGGCGAGAGGCCCCACGAGGTTATCCTCGACGAGGTGAAGGTTCCCGAGGAGAACGTAGTAGGCCCGGTAGACCAGGGCTTCAAGGTAATAGTCTCGACCTACGACCACACCCGTGTTGGCATAGCCGCGCAGGCGGTGGGCATAGCCCAGGGCGCGTTCGAGAAGGCGCTAAACTACGCGCTCCAGCGCCAGGCATTCGGCCGCCCAATAATCAGCTTCGAGGGCATTGCGTTCAAGCTTGCTGACATGCTAATGCAGCTAGAGGCGGCTAGGCTGCTAGCCTACTGGGCCGCTACGCTGGCCGACAAGGGCGACAAGAAGTTCGTGATAGCAGCTAGCATGGCTAAGACTTTCGCTACAGAGGTGGCCGAGAGAGTAGCAAACATGGCGATAAAGATACACGGCGGCGTGGGCGTCGACATAGAGACGGGCGTAGAGAGGTACCTGAGAGACGCCCTGATAACAACCATATACGAGGGCGCCAACGATATACAGAGGCTCACGATAATAAGGCAGATGCTAAAGGACCTCTTCGGCATAAAGCTCGTACTCACATAA
- a CDS encoding SCP2 sterol-binding domain-containing protein gives MDFESLRKAFLEIAEKAKEKIGDEMKTWSRVFQFVLDDGTEFYVEIQGGEVSVQQGRHPSPVATLATDSATLEKILRGELDAMAAFIRGKMRITGNVLETIKLRKMLEAAKG, from the coding sequence ATGGACTTCGAGTCCCTAAGGAAAGCCTTCCTAGAAATAGCTGAGAAGGCAAAGGAGAAGATAGGAGACGAAATGAAGACGTGGAGCCGTGTCTTCCAGTTCGTGCTCGATGACGGGACAGAGTTCTACGTCGAGATCCAGGGCGGCGAGGTATCTGTCCAGCAGGGTCGCCATCCCTCGCCGGTAGCCACACTTGCCACTGACAGCGCTACCCTAGAGAAGATACTCCGAGGAGAACTCGACGCCATGGCGGCGTTCATACGCGGAAAGATGCGGATTACTGGTAACGTCCTTGAAACCATCAAGCTCCGCAAGATGCTAGAAGCTGCTAAAGGCTAA
- a CDS encoding ATP-binding protein, producing MGTRFVDRERELAVLEEVYASGRSELVVVYGRRRLGKTFLIRRFLRGRRGLYLVVNYAERELALRDLSRQLSVATGLEASFQWLRDLLRFAARLLGERPVIVIDGFQRLAGI from the coding sequence TTGGGTACGCGTTTCGTGGACCGCGAGAGGGAGCTAGCAGTTCTGGAAGAGGTGTATGCTTCCGGCCGGTCAGAGCTGGTGGTGGTCTACGGGCGGAGGAGGCTGGGGAAGACATTCCTCATACGGCGCTTCCTCCGCGGCCGCCGTGGCTTGTACCTTGTAGTCAACTACGCTGAGCGGGAGCTAGCGCTGCGCGACCTCTCCCGCCAGCTCTCCGTAGCAACGGGGCTCGAGGCCTCCTTCCAGTGGCTGCGCGATCTCCTACGCTTCGCAGCCCGGCTCCTCGGCGAGAGGCCGGTAATAGTGATCGATGGGTTCCAGCGCCTAGCTGGCATCTAG
- a CDS encoding Zn-ribbon domain-containing OB-fold protein, giving the protein MSQKKQVDEFMKQVGAFVEEVKKSTGLPIVPDQRTGAALWFDQRELSIRYTISVERVRKFFEGLTEGKVYATRCKHCGTAYFPPQADCPKCRRSDMEWIEITGEGELLTYTIIYTKPSSFAHYPDYTVGVARFPQGVNVLAWVRETDPKKLRVGMKVRLEVVRRQPENYLTYELVPVEEQKQG; this is encoded by the coding sequence ATGAGCCAGAAGAAGCAGGTGGACGAGTTCATGAAGCAGGTGGGAGCGTTCGTCGAGGAGGTTAAGAAGAGCACCGGCCTCCCAATCGTGCCCGACCAGCGCACCGGCGCCGCCCTATGGTTCGACCAGAGAGAGCTATCAATACGCTACACGATAAGCGTCGAGCGAGTACGCAAGTTCTTCGAGGGCCTCACAGAGGGCAAAGTCTACGCCACCAGGTGCAAGCACTGTGGCACAGCCTACTTCCCGCCGCAGGCAGACTGCCCCAAGTGCCGTAGGAGCGACATGGAGTGGATAGAGATAACAGGAGAGGGCGAACTACTGACGTACACCATCATATACACTAAGCCCTCGAGCTTCGCGCACTACCCCGACTACACGGTTGGCGTAGCCCGGTTCCCCCAGGGCGTCAACGTGCTGGCATGGGTGCGTGAGACGGACCCCAAGAAGCTCCGCGTAGGCATGAAGGTTAGGCTAGAGGTGGTCCGGAGACAGCCAGAGAACTACCTAACCTACGAGCTAGTGCCGGTAGAGGAGCAGAAGCAGGGCTAA